TCTTCAACTGGTGGGCGGGAGTCAAGTATGTGGCCGGCGGACAGTGTAAGTCAGATAATTTAGTCATTGACTGTAAGTGGCATTCATAACATTGTGGATTTTGATGCTTATCATACTCGCAGGACTTGAACAATCTTTGAGCTAcatgtttgttatgttttactTGCTTAGATAAACGAGTGAAACATCCTGTTTTCTTATTGCTGCTCTGATTGTTTTCCCTCTGTTTATATTCTGCAGCATTCTTCATCGGCCTGGTCAACACCTTTGTTCACATAGTGATGTATTCGTACTACGGCCTGGCTGCGATCGGCCCGCACATGCAGAAGTACCTGTGGTGGAAGAGATACCTCACCTCTCTGCAGCTGGTGAGTGTCCTCCTGTTCTGTGTGAGAAGAATTGTGAATATGTAGCACAAAGTGTTTGTGAAGCAAGCTTAGCTGATTGTGACTTTTTCTCGACTGCCTCTCCAGgtgcagttttttcttttcctcctgcACACGGGCTACAATCTGTTCACAGAGTGCGACTTCCCCGACTCCATGAACATAGTGGTGTTTGGTTACTGCGTCACCCTCATCATCCTCTTTAGTAACTTCTATATAAAAAGCTACCTCAGCAAGAAGAAGCAGAAATAAGATGCAGCGGTGAGgcgtcacacacaaacacactgagacTAAAGTTATGCTTAATGCACAGACAGGGGCTGACGTTATGAGGAAATGTATCTTTCATgctttttgtggatttttctgTGCTACAGACCAATATTCTCCCAAACTGTAGAGGGCAGTTTATTGAAATATCACATCTACTGTGTGGTTCCTTGAGAAAGTTAGAACAACAACC
This Plectropomus leopardus isolate mb unplaced genomic scaffold, YSFRI_Pleo_2.0 unplaced_scaffold10656, whole genome shotgun sequence DNA region includes the following protein-coding sequences:
- the LOC121963262 gene encoding elongation of very long chain fatty acids protein 4-like encodes the protein WWAGVKYVAGGQSFFIGLVNTFVHIVMYSYYGLAAIGPHMQKYLWWKRYLTSLQLVQFFLFLLHTGYNLFTECDFPDSMNIVVFGYCVTLIILFSNFYIKSYLSKKKQK